In the Sinorhizobium arboris LMG 14919 genome, one interval contains:
- a CDS encoding heme-copper oxidase subunit III family protein: MSAPIKNPAAETLPRKSGLAGLAADWASDQRTFKDVSWGKAMMWIFLLSDTFVFGCFLLAYMSARMSTAVPWPNPSEVFALEIGGVHMPLILIAIMTFVLISSSGTMAMAVNYGYRRDRRKTAALMLLTALFGATFVGMQAFEWTKLIAEGVRPWGNPWGAAQFGSTFFMITGFHGTHVTFGVIFLLIIARKVWRGDFESERRGFFTSRKGRYEIVEITGLYWHFVDLVWVFIFAFFYLW; this comes from the coding sequence CCGCGCAAGTCCGGCCTGGCGGGGCTCGCGGCGGACTGGGCCTCCGACCAGCGCACCTTCAAGGACGTCTCCTGGGGGAAGGCCATGATGTGGATCTTTCTCCTCAGCGACACCTTCGTCTTCGGCTGCTTCCTGCTTGCCTACATGTCTGCGCGGATGTCCACCGCCGTTCCATGGCCGAACCCGAGCGAGGTCTTCGCGCTGGAGATCGGCGGGGTGCACATGCCGCTGATCCTGATCGCCATCATGACCTTCGTGCTGATATCGAGCAGCGGCACGATGGCCATGGCCGTCAACTACGGTTACCGCCGCGACAGGCGCAAGACCGCAGCGCTGATGCTTCTGACGGCGCTGTTCGGCGCCACCTTCGTCGGCATGCAGGCCTTCGAATGGACGAAGCTGATCGCCGAGGGCGTGCGGCCCTGGGGCAATCCCTGGGGAGCTGCGCAATTCGGCTCTACCTTCTTTATGATCACCGGCTTTCACGGGACCCACGTCACCTTCGGCGTGATCTTCCTGCTGATCATCGCCCGCAAGGTCTGGCGCGGCGACTTCGAATCGGAGCGGCGCGGCTTCTTTACCAGCCGCAAGGGCCGCTACGAGATCGTCGAGATAACCGGCCTCTACTGGCACTTCGTCGATCTGGTCTGGGTCTTCATCTTCGCATTCTTCTATCTGTGGTGA
- a CDS encoding cytochrome C oxidase subunit IV family protein, whose amino-acid sequence MAHAETHAAQHAAIHTEHQQHPIKLYLLVWGLLFILSALSYLVDYFGLQGYLRWSLILIFMMLKAGLIVAVFMHMAWERLALIYAIILPPLLVLVFVALMVSESNYILFTRLTFFGGGE is encoded by the coding sequence ATGGCTCACGCGGAGACACATGCGGCACAACATGCGGCGATCCATACGGAGCACCAGCAGCACCCGATCAAGCTCTATCTCCTGGTCTGGGGCCTGCTCTTCATACTCAGTGCCTTGTCATACCTGGTCGACTATTTTGGCCTGCAGGGCTATCTCCGCTGGTCGCTCATCCTGATCTTCATGATGCTCAAGGCGGGCCTGATCGTGGCCGTGTTCATGCACATGGCATGGGAGAGACTGGCGCTGATCTACGCGATCATCCTGCCCCCGCTACTGGTGCTCGTCTTCGTCGCGCTGATGGTGTCGGAATCGAACTATATCCTCTTCACGCGCCTCACCTTCTTCGGCGGCGGCGAGTAA
- a CDS encoding GcvT family protein, with amino-acid sequence MAEFPEKAKVVIVGLGGIVGASIAHHLIERGWDDIVGIDKSGIPTDIGSTAHASDFCYTTSHDYLSVWTTQYSIDFFEKMGHYARIGGLEVARTGDHAWMEEIKRKLSSAKAFGTRAHYVSPAEIKKLFPLIEEDQVMGGMFDPDAGLVIPRSQTVAGKLVDAAEKSGKLQIFGNTPATALLVENGRIKGVVTHRGTIMADHVVVCAGIWGRLIAEMVGEDLPVMPVDHPLTFFGPYNEFEGTGKEIGFPLLRDQGNSAYMRDTGDPKTTEGGQIEWGYYETTNPRLCHPRDILEKHEARLSPSQRDLDMEQIIEPLERAMELTPILGELGYNEGHSFNGLLQVSAAGGPSCGESQKVRGLWYCVAIWVKDGPAYGKLIADWMTDGRTHTDHASIDYARFYPHQLEEKFIEGRCFEAAQKIYFPAVHPREPYVTGRNAKRSPFYEREKELGGYFMELGGWERAHGYAANEHLLEKYGNRVPVRENEWDNRHFWRVSNAEHLAMSEDCGIVNLSHFHMVDIEGPDHVELLEWLCAARIGGDGNIGKGIYTHFLDDEGMVRADFTVFRMADRCRLVNGADAGPRDFHYMRRVAEDRGLDVTITDVSEKFVTIGIWGPNARETLKKVVAEPAGLDPENFPFAAIKQIEIAGKPVSAFRISYVGEQGWELHMKYEDGLAVWDALRATGVMAFGVETYANSRRMEKSLRLQNADLLTHYNLIEADLARPKVKEADFRGKAKHLEYKAREHQPAMLCTLVMTENTDRNGVKRYPVGNLPVMDPGTGEVLVDELGRRSYTTSIAYGPTIGKNIALAYLPWSHCQVGRKLNVEYFAETYPAEVVGVGYKPLYDPENLKPRT; translated from the coding sequence ATGGCAGAGTTTCCGGAAAAGGCGAAGGTCGTAATCGTAGGACTGGGCGGCATCGTCGGCGCGTCGATCGCCCACCATCTCATCGAGCGTGGCTGGGACGATATCGTCGGCATCGACAAGTCGGGTATCCCGACGGATATCGGCTCCACGGCACATGCTTCCGACTTCTGCTACACCACCAGCCACGACTATCTCTCGGTCTGGACGACGCAATATTCGATCGACTTCTTCGAAAAGATGGGTCACTACGCCCGCATTGGCGGCCTTGAAGTCGCACGCACCGGCGACCACGCCTGGATGGAGGAGATCAAGCGCAAGCTTTCCTCCGCCAAGGCCTTCGGCACCCGCGCACACTATGTCTCGCCGGCCGAAATCAAGAAGCTGTTCCCGCTGATCGAGGAGGATCAGGTGATGGGCGGCATGTTCGATCCGGATGCCGGCCTCGTCATCCCGCGCTCACAGACGGTTGCCGGCAAGCTGGTCGATGCGGCCGAAAAGTCCGGCAAGCTGCAGATCTTCGGCAATACGCCGGCAACTGCGCTCCTTGTCGAGAACGGCCGCATCAAGGGCGTGGTCACGCATCGCGGCACGATCATGGCCGACCACGTCGTCGTCTGCGCCGGCATCTGGGGTCGCCTGATCGCCGAAATGGTGGGCGAAGACCTGCCCGTCATGCCGGTCGATCATCCACTGACCTTCTTCGGCCCGTACAACGAATTCGAAGGCACCGGCAAGGAAATCGGCTTCCCATTGCTGCGCGATCAGGGCAACTCGGCCTATATGCGCGACACCGGCGACCCGAAGACCACCGAGGGCGGCCAGATCGAATGGGGCTATTACGAGACCACCAATCCGCGCCTCTGCCATCCGCGCGACATTCTCGAAAAGCACGAGGCACGCCTGTCGCCCTCGCAGCGCGATCTTGACATGGAGCAGATCATCGAGCCGCTGGAGCGCGCCATGGAGCTGACGCCGATCCTCGGCGAGCTCGGCTATAACGAGGGCCACTCCTTCAATGGCCTGCTGCAGGTATCGGCCGCCGGCGGCCCCTCCTGCGGCGAGAGCCAGAAGGTGCGCGGCCTCTGGTACTGCGTCGCCATCTGGGTGAAGGACGGCCCGGCCTACGGCAAGCTGATCGCCGACTGGATGACGGACGGGCGTACCCATACCGACCACGCCTCGATCGACTACGCCCGCTTCTATCCGCACCAGCTCGAAGAGAAGTTCATCGAAGGTCGCTGCTTCGAGGCGGCGCAGAAGATCTACTTCCCGGCCGTGCATCCGCGCGAGCCCTACGTGACCGGCCGCAACGCCAAGCGCTCGCCCTTCTACGAGCGCGAGAAGGAGCTCGGCGGCTACTTCATGGAACTCGGGGGCTGGGAGCGCGCGCACGGCTATGCCGCCAACGAGCACCTCCTGGAAAAATACGGGAATCGCGTTCCGGTGCGCGAGAACGAGTGGGACAACCGCCACTTCTGGCGCGTTTCCAACGCCGAGCATCTGGCGATGAGCGAGGATTGCGGCATCGTCAACCTCTCGCACTTCCACATGGTCGATATCGAAGGCCCGGATCATGTCGAGCTTCTCGAGTGGCTTTGCGCTGCCAGGATCGGTGGAGACGGCAATATCGGCAAGGGCATCTACACCCATTTCCTCGATGACGAGGGCATGGTGCGGGCCGACTTCACCGTCTTCCGCATGGCCGACCGCTGCCGTCTCGTGAACGGCGCCGATGCCGGCCCGCGCGACTTCCACTACATGCGCCGTGTCGCGGAAGACCGGGGCCTCGACGTCACCATCACGGACGTCTCGGAGAAGTTCGTCACCATCGGCATCTGGGGCCCGAATGCCCGTGAGACACTGAAGAAGGTGGTGGCGGAACCGGCCGGCCTCGATCCTGAGAACTTCCCCTTCGCCGCGATCAAGCAGATCGAGATCGCCGGCAAGCCGGTCTCTGCCTTCCGTATCTCCTATGTCGGCGAGCAGGGCTGGGAACTGCACATGAAATACGAGGACGGTTTGGCCGTCTGGGATGCGCTGCGCGCCACGGGTGTCATGGCCTTCGGCGTCGAGACCTATGCGAACTCGCGCCGCATGGAAAAGAGCCTGCGCCTGCAGAACGCCGATCTTCTCACCCACTACAATCTTATCGAGGCCGACCTTGCTCGTCCGAAGGTCAAGGAAGCGGATTTCCGCGGCAAGGCGAAGCATCTGGAGTACAAGGCGCGCGAGCACCAGCCCGCCATGCTCTGCACGCTCGTCATGACGGAGAACACCGACAGGAACGGGGTGAAGCGCTACCCGGTCGGCAACCTGCCGGTCATGGACCCCGGAACCGGAGAGGTGCTGGTCGACGAGCTCGGCCGCCGCTCCTACACCACTTCCATAGCCTACGGTCCGACGATCGGGAAGAACATCGCGCTCGCCTATCTGCCCTGGTCCCATTGCCAGGTCGGCCGCAAGCTCAACGTCGAGTATTTCGCCGAAACCTACCCGGCCGAGGTTGTCGGCGTCGGCTACAAGCCGCTCTACGACCCGGAGAACCTGAAGCCGCGGACGTAA
- a CDS encoding xanthine dehydrogenase family protein molybdopterin-binding subunit: protein MTTAIGTPLSRIDGRLKVTGQAKYAAEFNQEGQAYAVVVGSTVGLGRIESIERAAVEKMPGVVAVISHHNAQRLAYNEHRGPIDPPSGERLHVLQDSEIRFFGEPVAIVVAETLDQAEHAANELRITYSARQPQVDAHAAEQVIPAVARRPGARTEADVARGDADKAFDSAPVKVEADYVIARENHNPMEPHATIAAWNGDRLRLWSKSQFVVNEQAEIAAIFGLPPENVQVICPFIGGAFGTSLRTWPHVTLAALAARHVGRPVKLVLTRKQMFFATGHRPYTLQRIALGAQPDGKLISIVHEGAGETSRYEEFMEALTSVTSFMYSCPNVRTSYRLIPLDASTPTYMRGPGEASGIHALECAIDELAHKLQMDPIDLRRINEPQIDEGRQVPFSSRSMLKCYDLGAERFGWSRRTPGPGSMRDGRLLIGYGMANASYPCLFAPANARVRLLPDGIVEVEAAASDMGPGTYTSMSQVAADYLGIPVERIRFSLGRSDFPATPPHGGSMTMASVGSAIRAACLDLQAKAVVLAAKGGGNAGFAGQSPEALEWRNGMVFVKGQSEGGISYADLVSSAGSAPLAGEGSASRDPDTAQNYSMHSFGAVFAEVAIDPDVKTIKVRRALGTYGVGRVVNPKLATSQCIGGMIGGIGMAIMERTVLDRRDGRPINAHMADYLVPVNLDTPHIEAHFVDEEDTIANPLGVKGLGEIALVGMSAAVANAIHHATGRRVRELPIMIESLL, encoded by the coding sequence ATGACGACGGCAATCGGTACACCTTTGTCGCGCATCGATGGCCGCCTCAAGGTTACGGGCCAGGCGAAATATGCGGCTGAATTCAATCAGGAAGGCCAGGCCTATGCGGTCGTCGTTGGCAGCACCGTCGGGCTCGGGCGGATAGAGTCCATCGAGCGCGCGGCCGTCGAGAAAATGCCGGGTGTCGTGGCCGTCATCAGTCACCACAACGCGCAGCGGCTTGCCTACAACGAACACCGCGGTCCCATCGATCCGCCGTCCGGAGAACGGCTTCACGTCCTGCAGGACTCCGAGATACGCTTCTTCGGAGAACCGGTCGCCATCGTCGTTGCCGAAACGCTCGATCAGGCGGAGCATGCGGCCAACGAGCTCAGGATCACCTACTCCGCCCGCCAGCCGCAGGTCGATGCACATGCCGCCGAGCAGGTCATCCCGGCCGTCGCGCGCCGGCCGGGAGCCCGGACCGAGGCCGATGTCGCGCGCGGCGACGCCGACAAGGCTTTCGACTCCGCGCCCGTGAAGGTCGAGGCGGACTATGTCATTGCGCGCGAGAACCACAACCCGATGGAGCCGCACGCGACGATCGCCGCCTGGAACGGCGACCGCCTGAGGCTCTGGAGCAAAAGCCAGTTCGTCGTCAACGAGCAGGCGGAAATCGCCGCCATTTTCGGGCTTCCGCCCGAGAACGTGCAGGTGATCTGCCCGTTCATCGGCGGTGCGTTCGGCACCAGCCTGAGAACCTGGCCGCACGTCACCCTGGCGGCTTTGGCCGCGCGGCACGTCGGCCGCCCGGTAAAGCTCGTGCTGACGCGCAAACAGATGTTCTTCGCGACGGGACATCGGCCTTACACGCTGCAGCGCATCGCTCTGGGGGCGCAGCCCGACGGCAAGCTCATCAGTATCGTCCATGAAGGGGCAGGGGAGACGAGCCGTTACGAGGAGTTCATGGAGGCTCTCACCTCCGTGACGAGCTTCATGTATTCCTGCCCGAACGTCCGCACGAGCTATCGTCTCATTCCTCTGGACGCCAGCACACCGACTTACATGCGGGGGCCCGGCGAGGCGAGCGGCATCCACGCGCTGGAATGTGCGATCGACGAACTGGCCCACAAGCTTCAGATGGACCCGATCGACTTGCGGCGGATCAACGAACCGCAGATCGACGAGGGACGGCAGGTGCCCTTCTCCAGCCGATCGATGCTGAAGTGCTACGATCTCGGGGCAGAGCGCTTCGGCTGGAGCCGGCGGACGCCCGGGCCGGGCTCGATGCGGGACGGGCGCCTTCTGATCGGTTATGGAATGGCCAATGCCTCTTATCCATGCCTGTTTGCCCCGGCAAACGCACGAGTAAGGCTTCTTCCCGACGGGATCGTTGAAGTGGAGGCGGCGGCAAGCGATATGGGGCCGGGCACCTACACCTCGATGTCGCAGGTCGCCGCGGACTATCTGGGAATTCCCGTCGAGAGAATCCGGTTCTCTCTTGGCCGCTCCGACTTTCCGGCGACGCCGCCCCATGGCGGGTCGATGACCATGGCTTCGGTCGGCTCCGCGATCAGGGCCGCATGCCTCGACCTTCAGGCGAAGGCGGTCGTGCTTGCCGCAAAGGGCGGCGGCAATGCGGGGTTCGCCGGGCAATCGCCGGAAGCGCTGGAATGGCGAAACGGCATGGTGTTCGTGAAAGGACAGTCCGAGGGCGGAATCTCCTATGCCGATCTCGTGTCCTCCGCCGGCAGCGCCCCCCTTGCCGGGGAGGGGAGCGCGTCCCGCGATCCCGACACCGCGCAAAACTATTCCATGCACTCGTTCGGCGCGGTCTTCGCGGAGGTCGCGATCGACCCGGACGTGAAGACCATCAAGGTCAGGCGGGCGCTGGGAACCTACGGCGTCGGCCGGGTCGTGAACCCGAAGCTTGCAACGAGCCAGTGCATCGGCGGCATGATCGGCGGCATCGGCATGGCAATCATGGAACGGACCGTACTCGACAGGCGCGACGGGCGTCCGATCAATGCGCATATGGCCGATTATCTCGTGCCGGTGAACCTCGATACGCCGCACATCGAAGCCCATTTCGTCGATGAGGAAGACACGATAGCCAACCCGCTGGGGGTAAAGGGGCTCGGTGAAATCGCGCTTGTGGGCATGTCGGCGGCGGTAGCCAATGCCATTCACCACGCGACCGGAAGGCGGGTGCGCGAATTGCCCATCATGATCGAGAGCCTGCTGTAG
- a CDS encoding FAD binding domain-containing protein, whose translation MRPFEFQRATSESEAIAAAAAGARYLAGGTTLVDLMREEVETPEKVVDINRLPLNYIRATDEAIVIGALARMSEVAANQDVRRLQPLIPETLTEGASPQLRNVASIGGNLLQRVRCPYFRMLDAACNKRVPGSGCSAIGGLNAGHAILGTSEHCAATHPSDLAVSLVALDATLLLKGPRGERAIPVTDLFRLPEATPHLEHTLEPGELIAEIRIPNGPYARKARYLKVRDRSSYEFALVSAAAALHIEDGLVKEARIAAGGVGTRPWRMNAVEAALLGKPASRISYEAAAAVSTEGTRPLSGNGYKVKLLPATIVRALEMAGEVA comes from the coding sequence ATGAGACCCTTCGAATTTCAACGGGCGACCAGCGAGTCCGAAGCGATCGCCGCAGCCGCTGCCGGAGCCAGATATCTTGCCGGCGGGACGACCCTCGTCGACTTGATGCGCGAGGAGGTGGAGACGCCGGAAAAAGTCGTGGACATCAACCGCCTGCCGCTGAACTACATCCGGGCCACGGATGAGGCGATCGTCATCGGCGCGCTGGCGCGCATGTCCGAGGTCGCCGCCAATCAGGACGTGCGCAGACTGCAGCCCCTCATTCCGGAGACCCTGACGGAGGGCGCGTCGCCGCAGCTCCGCAACGTGGCGTCGATCGGCGGCAATCTGCTGCAGCGGGTCCGCTGTCCCTATTTCCGCATGCTGGATGCAGCATGCAACAAGCGCGTGCCGGGCTCCGGGTGCTCGGCGATCGGCGGCCTGAATGCCGGGCACGCAATCCTCGGCACCAGCGAACATTGCGCCGCCACCCATCCTTCTGATCTGGCGGTATCTCTCGTTGCGCTCGATGCAACGCTCCTTTTGAAAGGGCCTCGCGGCGAACGGGCGATCCCGGTGACGGACCTCTTCAGGCTGCCGGAGGCCACGCCCCATCTCGAGCATACGCTTGAGCCGGGGGAGCTCATTGCCGAGATTCGAATTCCGAATGGCCCCTATGCGAGGAAGGCCCGCTACCTGAAGGTGCGAGACCGGTCCTCCTACGAATTCGCCCTGGTATCGGCGGCGGCGGCGCTTCACATCGAGGACGGACTCGTCAAGGAGGCCCGCATCGCCGCAGGGGGCGTCGGCACGCGGCCGTGGCGCATGAACGCCGTCGAAGCGGCTCTGCTGGGCAAGCCCGCCTCACGCATCTCATACGAGGCGGCTGCGGCGGTTTCGACCGAGGGAACGCGCCCGCTCTCCGGAAACGGATACAAGGTGAAGCTCCTCCCCGCAACGATCGTTCGAGCACTCGAGATGGCAGGAGAAGTGGCATGA
- a CDS encoding (2Fe-2S)-binding protein, with product MADALSEISLTRRTVLQVSGGAAALAVLPEVVGSAYAQAPTEGARDAVEVSFTVNGTATDLRVDPRLSVLDMLRERLSLTGTKKGCNQGACGACTVLIDGKRVNACLALAVMYDGATITTIEGVADGETLHPLQAAFIEHDAFQCGYCTSGQIMSGLGCIREGHASSAEEISYWMSGNICRCGAYPGIVAAVAQAAKEDRT from the coding sequence ATCGCCGACGCGCTTTCGGAAATCAGCCTGACGCGTAGAACGGTTCTTCAGGTCAGCGGAGGGGCGGCGGCACTCGCCGTTCTGCCGGAGGTCGTTGGCTCAGCCTATGCCCAGGCTCCCACCGAGGGCGCACGCGACGCGGTCGAGGTATCTTTCACGGTCAACGGAACTGCGACCGATCTTCGGGTCGATCCCCGATTGTCCGTTCTGGATATGCTGAGGGAGAGGCTCTCTCTGACCGGCACCAAGAAGGGGTGCAACCAGGGTGCGTGCGGTGCCTGCACGGTGCTGATAGATGGCAAGCGTGTCAATGCCTGTCTCGCGCTCGCCGTCATGTATGACGGCGCGACGATCACGACCATCGAGGGCGTGGCGGACGGGGAGACGCTTCATCCGTTGCAGGCGGCCTTCATCGAGCATGACGCCTTTCAATGCGGCTATTGCACATCGGGACAGATCATGTCGGGGCTCGGCTGCATCCGCGAGGGGCATGCATCCTCGGCCGAGGAGATCAGCTACTGGATGAGCGGCAACATCTGTCGCTGCGGCGCCTATCCCGGGATAGTCGCCGCCGTCGCCCAGGCCGCCAAGGAGGATCGCACATGA
- a CDS encoding winged helix-turn-helix domain-containing protein, with translation MHPSAIRIGRCKLLLQDRVLLADGKPAKIGSRALDILLCLARKRGQTVSARELMKSVWPDSIVEENTLRVQIRNLRRTLSSYGGGVCIVNRSGRGYALVVPDDNRGGRTGNPIVERRRMAATLTGLIGRDDALRDITERLLDHRLVTLTGAGGIGKTAVALEIGKRWQHADREDVYHIDFAGLRDERLVASTAARALGLSVSDRSPTEAIVGALSEARALVILDTCEHVVDGVANLVELLLKSTSALRILVTSREVLRIRGEWVTRLQPLPFPADEIMEDIITDASYPAIDLFMERSAASGCVLPFEPGSVAAIGKICARLDGLPLAIELAAARVEEFGLSGLLTRLDQHLSILTDGLRTGAPRQRTMRAALDWSYVLLSPTEQRLLMTLSVLQSPFTPETAVAVASGESLSEQDVLDGLNLLYRKSLLSVASIGGLQHFRLLDTTRAYAAERLHGSGYERLVRGQHAAYVRSILARGRGADSALPPSLSDFELQEVRAALDWASSDEGDAETLLDLTIAALPAWFERSLVDECRRRVQQALSGLNLSEQTDPRALDFYAALGGAYMNIEGAGAHTRSAWMKVYKLAGRQRSLSHRLQAIWGLWVDTRNRGMCHEAVKLSRRFERLARVSDDPSVQMNAWRMQGISNFFLGDLVKSRRYIERALASDDVRSDLVTFQFDQRITSRCFLAQILWLQGFPDQAFVLAVQNVEDAIALDHPGTISYALTEGGCPVAWNVGDLAALERFSKLVLQRTARKGMEVWRTIGEFFDGILRLKRGDEAGLQILKEAISLLRTTFRGPVFTRGLAVYALEVARRGRAAEAIGAMEEALQRARECSEAWCAPELLRIKGLIHRELGLAGSEMLLLEAMRLGSRQGALAWELRAATSLCEHYLDEGEHQRAFETLHPVYERFGEGFATEDMRRADAVLRRLGASAHIRSYAASVT, from the coding sequence ATGCATCCCAGTGCGATCAGGATCGGCAGGTGCAAGCTTCTCCTGCAGGATCGGGTGCTGCTTGCGGACGGCAAGCCGGCGAAGATCGGGTCTCGTGCACTCGATATACTTCTGTGCCTCGCTCGCAAGCGCGGCCAGACCGTCAGCGCTCGCGAACTGATGAAGTCTGTTTGGCCGGACAGCATCGTGGAGGAAAATACGCTGCGGGTCCAGATCAGGAATCTCCGAAGAACGCTTTCGAGCTACGGCGGCGGTGTCTGCATCGTCAACCGCAGCGGCCGGGGCTACGCGTTGGTGGTGCCGGACGACAATCGAGGTGGCCGAACCGGGAATCCGATCGTCGAGCGCAGGCGAATGGCGGCAACGCTCACCGGACTGATCGGCCGAGACGACGCCCTGCGCGACATCACCGAGAGACTGCTTGATCATCGGCTTGTGACGCTGACGGGAGCGGGCGGCATCGGCAAGACGGCCGTGGCGCTGGAAATCGGCAAGCGATGGCAACACGCGGACAGGGAGGACGTCTACCATATAGATTTCGCGGGCCTGAGGGACGAGCGGCTCGTCGCCTCCACCGCGGCGCGTGCATTGGGGCTTTCGGTCTCCGACCGGTCGCCGACAGAGGCGATCGTCGGAGCATTGTCGGAGGCGAGAGCTCTCGTCATTCTCGACACTTGCGAGCACGTCGTCGACGGCGTGGCCAATCTGGTCGAATTGCTGCTGAAGAGCACGAGTGCGTTGCGCATCCTGGTTACGAGCCGCGAAGTCCTGCGCATCCGCGGAGAGTGGGTCACGCGGCTCCAGCCTCTCCCGTTTCCGGCGGATGAAATCATGGAAGACATCATCACGGACGCGTCCTATCCCGCGATCGATCTGTTCATGGAACGCTCGGCAGCTTCCGGCTGCGTGTTGCCGTTCGAGCCCGGCAGCGTCGCGGCGATCGGAAAGATATGCGCCAGGCTTGACGGGCTGCCTCTCGCGATCGAGCTCGCTGCCGCCAGAGTCGAGGAATTCGGCTTGTCGGGTTTGCTTACGCGGCTGGACCAGCACCTGAGCATCCTTACCGACGGGCTGCGCACCGGTGCGCCGCGACAGCGAACGATGCGGGCAGCGCTTGACTGGAGCTATGTCCTGCTCTCGCCGACAGAGCAGCGACTCCTGATGACGCTTTCGGTTCTGCAATCGCCGTTCACGCCCGAAACCGCGGTTGCGGTTGCCTCGGGCGAAAGCCTGTCCGAGCAGGACGTTCTGGACGGTTTGAACCTTCTCTATCGCAAGTCCCTGCTGAGCGTAGCTTCGATCGGAGGCCTTCAGCATTTCCGGCTTCTGGACACCACCCGGGCATATGCCGCGGAGCGGCTTCATGGCAGCGGCTACGAAAGACTCGTACGCGGGCAGCATGCGGCTTACGTCCGGAGCATTCTTGCGCGGGGCCGAGGCGCCGACTCGGCACTGCCACCGTCGCTCAGCGATTTCGAACTCCAGGAAGTCCGGGCGGCGCTGGACTGGGCATCCTCGGACGAGGGCGACGCCGAAACGCTTCTTGACCTGACGATCGCGGCCCTTCCTGCTTGGTTCGAACGCTCGCTCGTCGACGAATGCCGCAGACGCGTTCAGCAGGCACTTTCGGGGCTGAATCTATCGGAGCAGACGGATCCGAGGGCGCTCGATTTTTATGCCGCGCTCGGCGGCGCCTATATGAATATCGAAGGGGCGGGCGCTCACACCAGGTCCGCCTGGATGAAGGTTTATAAGCTCGCTGGCCGCCAGCGCAGCCTCAGTCACAGGCTCCAGGCCATATGGGGCCTCTGGGTCGATACGCGTAACAGGGGCATGTGTCACGAGGCAGTGAAACTCAGCCGTCGGTTCGAGCGGCTGGCAAGGGTGTCGGACGACCCGAGCGTACAGATGAATGCATGGCGGATGCAGGGCATCTCCAATTTCTTCCTCGGCGATCTCGTCAAGTCGAGAAGGTACATCGAGCGGGCGCTCGCGTCGGACGACGTCAGGTCCGATCTCGTCACCTTCCAGTTCGATCAGCGGATTACGTCCCGCTGTTTTCTCGCGCAAATCCTCTGGCTCCAGGGCTTTCCCGATCAGGCATTCGTTCTGGCCGTCCAGAACGTGGAAGATGCGATCGCTCTGGACCATCCGGGAACGATCTCCTATGCCCTGACGGAAGGCGGGTGTCCCGTCGCATGGAACGTAGGCGATCTCGCAGCCCTTGAGCGCTTCAGCAAGCTTGTTCTCCAACGAACCGCCAGGAAGGGCATGGAAGTCTGGAGGACCATAGGCGAGTTTTTCGATGGCATCCTCCGGCTGAAACGGGGGGACGAGGCCGGCCTGCAAATTCTGAAGGAAGCAATAAGCCTTCTTCGCACCACCTTCCGCGGCCCCGTTTTCACCAGGGGATTGGCGGTCTATGCGCTTGAGGTCGCACGGAGGGGGCGCGCGGCCGAGGCGATCGGGGCCATGGAAGAGGCTCTCCAGCGGGCCAGGGAGTGCTCGGAAGCCTGGTGTGCGCCGGAACTCCTGAGGATCAAGGGTCTGATCCATCGAGAACTTGGCCTGGCGGGATCGGAGATGCTGCTGCTGGAGGCGATGCGCCTCGGTTCTCGTCAGGGTGCTCTGGCCTGGGAGTTGCGTGCCGCTACGTCCCTCTGCGAACACTATCTGGACGAAGGCGAACATCAGAGGGCTTTCGAGACGCTGCATCCCGTCTACGAGCGGTTTGGGGAGGGATTCGCGACCGAGGATATGAGACGCGCAGACGCCGTGTTGCGGCGACTCGGTGCGAGCGCTCACATCAGGTCGTACGCGGCGAGTGTGACGTGA